One stretch of Streptomyces sp. NBC_01363 DNA includes these proteins:
- a CDS encoding triacylglycerol lipase, whose amino-acid sequence MRVPPFLPLTLGRPCPCPVRLSTALLKATALELVVLAGHVLLYPTGITGERRATPHPAGPHTAPPSAISTAPPGAISTAPTGASPLPAEGDEHPPVVLLHGFIDNRSVFVLLRRSLARHGRRHLESLNYSPLTCDIRTAAELLGRHVEEICARTGHHEVDIVGHSLGGLIARYYVQRLGGDQRVRTLVTLGTPHGGTAVAPLASAHPIVRQMRTGSAPIEELRMPAPGCRTRFVSFWSELDRVIVPAEAACIDHPDLDAQNVRVTGIGHLALPVHPAVAAAVRQALESRDPTTEAIGTAGTAGTTGTAGTAGAA is encoded by the coding sequence ATGAGGGTCCCGCCTTTCCTTCCCCTGACGCTGGGCCGGCCGTGTCCGTGCCCGGTCCGCCTGTCAACCGCTCTACTGAAGGCCACCGCGCTGGAGCTGGTCGTTCTCGCCGGGCACGTGCTCCTCTATCCCACCGGCATCACGGGAGAGCGACGGGCCACGCCACACCCGGCCGGACCGCACACCGCACCCCCCAGTGCCATCTCCACCGCACCCCCCGGTGCCATCTCCACCGCCCCGACCGGAGCCTCCCCCCTCCCCGCCGAGGGCGACGAGCACCCCCCTGTCGTCCTTCTGCACGGCTTCATCGACAACCGTTCGGTCTTCGTGCTGTTGCGCCGCTCCCTCGCCCGACACGGCCGACGTCACCTGGAATCGCTCAACTACTCACCGCTGACCTGCGACATCCGCACGGCGGCCGAGTTGCTCGGGCGGCATGTCGAGGAGATCTGCGCACGCACCGGACACCACGAGGTCGACATCGTCGGACACAGCCTCGGCGGCCTGATCGCCCGCTACTACGTACAGCGACTGGGGGGTGACCAGCGGGTCCGCACCCTGGTCACCCTCGGCACACCGCACGGGGGAACGGCCGTCGCCCCGCTGGCGAGCGCTCACCCCATCGTGCGGCAGATGCGTACGGGGTCCGCACCGATCGAGGAGCTGCGCATGCCCGCGCCCGGCTGCCGTACCCGGTTCGTGAGCTTCTGGAGCGAGCTCGACCGGGTGATCGTCCCGGCCGAGGCGGCCTGCATCGACCATCCGGACCTCGACGCCCAGAACGTACGCGTCACCGGGATCGGCCATCTCGCACTGCCGGTGCATCCGGCCGTCGCCGCCGCGGTCCGGCAGGCACTGGAATCCCGCGACCCAACGACCGAAGCCATCGGAACCGCAGGAACCGCAGGCACCACGGGCACGGCAGGCACCGCAGGGGCTGCATGA
- a CDS encoding C40 family peptidase, with protein MPALASHRKPRTRVRTTAPAVGLTTAALASVTLLSTQSAMAAPDPKPGVEDVQKKVDDLYRQAGSATQQYNQAKEASATQRAKVDALLNDVAKRADKLNDARRTLGTYAAAQYRSGSITPSATFFLADDPQSYFDQSQLMDRMTGRQQKAITDFRTQQAKASKKRAEAVRSLETLTTTQTTLRTSKQNVQKKLGEARTLLSKLTAEEKARLAAIERKKEAEARRKAQELAKQQAAAKAEADRKAEEAAKGSGGGTGTGTGTGSDSSATTKAEKVLAFARAQLGKPYVWGATGPASYDCSGLTQAAWKSAGVDIPRTTWDQVKIGTRVATADLRPGDLVFFYDDISHVGIYKGDGMMIHAPKPGANVREESIYYMPIYGSVRPA; from the coding sequence ATGCCGGCCTTGGCGTCGCATCGCAAACCGCGCACCCGGGTGCGCACCACCGCACCGGCCGTCGGGCTCACCACGGCGGCCCTGGCGTCCGTGACCCTGCTCTCCACGCAGAGCGCCATGGCCGCCCCGGATCCGAAGCCCGGCGTCGAGGACGTCCAGAAGAAGGTCGACGACCTCTACCGACAGGCGGGCAGCGCGACCCAGCAGTACAACCAGGCGAAGGAAGCCTCCGCCACCCAGCGCGCCAAGGTCGACGCCCTGCTGAACGACGTCGCGAAGCGCGCCGACAAGCTCAACGACGCGCGCAGGACGCTCGGCACCTACGCGGCCGCGCAGTACCGCAGCGGCTCCATCACGCCGAGCGCCACGTTCTTCCTGGCCGACGACCCGCAGTCGTACTTCGACCAGAGCCAGTTGATGGACCGGATGACCGGCCGGCAGCAGAAGGCGATCACGGACTTCCGCACGCAGCAGGCCAAGGCGTCGAAGAAGCGCGCCGAAGCGGTGCGGAGCCTGGAGACGCTGACGACGACGCAGACCACACTGCGCACCAGCAAGCAGAACGTCCAGAAGAAGCTGGGCGAGGCGCGCACGCTGCTGTCGAAGCTGACCGCCGAGGAGAAGGCGCGGCTCGCGGCGATCGAGCGCAAGAAGGAGGCGGAGGCCAGGCGCAAGGCGCAGGAGCTGGCGAAGCAGCAGGCCGCCGCGAAGGCCGAGGCCGACCGCAAGGCCGAGGAGGCCGCGAAGGGGTCGGGGGGCGGTACGGGGACGGGCACCGGGACCGGCTCGGACAGCAGCGCCACCACGAAGGCGGAGAAGGTCCTCGCCTTCGCCAGGGCCCAGCTGGGCAAGCCGTACGTCTGGGGCGCGACGGGCCCGGCGTCGTACGACTGCTCCGGACTCACCCAGGCGGCGTGGAAGTCCGCGGGCGTGGACATCCCGCGGACCACGTGGGACCAGGTCAAGATCGGTACCCGGGTCGCCACCGCGGATCTGCGTCCGGGGGACCTCGTCTTCTTCTACGACGACATCAGCCACGTCGGCATCTACAAGGGTGACGGGATGATGATCCACGCGCCGAAGCCCGGGGCGAACGTGCGCGAGGAGTCGATCTACTACATGCCGATCTACGGCAGCGTGCGACCGGCGTAG
- a CDS encoding NlpC/P60 family protein: MAAHRKPKQRPYTGPAARTAATLAFAGAATAAVLPGPAHADPQRTPAQVKAEVDRLYHDAEVATEQYNGAKEKAAAAEDTVDTLRDEAARRTERLNASRDALGSFAAAQYRTGGLGTSVQLALSSDPDQYLERASYVDRIGDRQAAALNKVRRQIAQIATLRSQAKGELAALAARRAELKKHKATITAKLADAQRLLDRLSPPERTAYENSDHGSADGARSADRADRSTARGSVRAPNARAAEAVAFAFGALGKPYVWGATGPSSFDCSGLTQAAWRSAGVSLPRTTYTQINAGRRVSRSELAPGDLLFFYSGISHVGLYIGNGQMIHAPRPGAPVRIAPVDHMPFAGATRVA; the protein is encoded by the coding sequence GTGGCAGCGCATCGAAAACCCAAGCAGCGCCCGTACACCGGCCCTGCTGCCCGCACCGCGGCAACCCTCGCCTTCGCCGGGGCCGCCACTGCCGCGGTACTGCCCGGACCGGCGCACGCCGATCCGCAGCGCACCCCCGCCCAGGTCAAGGCCGAGGTGGACCGGCTTTACCACGACGCGGAGGTCGCCACCGAGCAGTACAACGGCGCGAAGGAGAAGGCCGCCGCCGCGGAGGACACCGTCGACACCCTGCGCGACGAGGCCGCCCGCAGGACCGAGCGCCTCAACGCCTCGCGCGACGCGCTGGGTTCGTTCGCCGCCGCGCAGTACCGCACCGGCGGCCTCGGCACGTCCGTGCAGCTGGCGCTCTCCTCCGACCCCGACCAGTACCTGGAGCGGGCGTCGTACGTGGACCGGATCGGCGACCGCCAGGCCGCCGCGCTCAACAAGGTCCGGCGGCAGATCGCCCAGATCGCCACACTGCGCTCGCAGGCCAAGGGAGAGCTGGCCGCACTGGCCGCCCGCCGGGCCGAACTGAAGAAGCACAAGGCGACGATCACGGCCAAGCTGGCCGACGCGCAGCGGCTCCTCGACCGGCTGAGCCCGCCCGAGCGCACCGCCTACGAGAACTCCGACCACGGATCGGCCGACGGCGCGCGTTCCGCCGACCGTGCCGACCGGAGCACCGCGCGTGGCTCCGTCAGGGCGCCGAACGCCCGCGCCGCCGAGGCCGTCGCGTTCGCGTTCGGGGCCCTCGGCAAGCCGTACGTCTGGGGCGCCACGGGCCCCTCCTCGTTCGACTGCTCCGGGCTCACCCAGGCCGCCTGGCGCTCCGCCGGTGTCTCGCTCCCGCGGACCACGTACACCCAGATCAACGCCGGCCGGCGCGTCTCCCGCTCCGAACTCGCCCCGGGCGACCTGCTGTTCTTCTACTCCGGCATCAGCCACGTCGGGCTCTACATCGGCAACGGCCAGATGATCCACGCTCCGCGCCCCGGAGCACCGGTCCGGATCGCGCCGGTCGACCACATGCCCTTCGCCGGGGCCACCCGGGTGGCATAG
- a CDS encoding cobalamin B12-binding domain-containing protein, with translation MGVTGPIRVVVAKPGLDGHDRGAKVIARALRDAGMEVIYTGLHQTPEQIVDTAIQEDADAIGLSILSGAHNTLFAKVIELLKEREAEDIKVFGGGIIPEADIAPLKDQGVAEIFTPGATTASIVDWVNANVRHPAEA, from the coding sequence ATGGGTGTGACCGGTCCGATCCGTGTGGTGGTGGCGAAGCCGGGCCTGGACGGCCATGATCGCGGGGCCAAGGTGATCGCGAGGGCGTTGCGCGACGCGGGTATGGAGGTCATCTACACCGGGCTCCACCAGACGCCCGAGCAGATCGTGGACACCGCGATCCAGGAGGACGCCGACGCGATCGGCCTCTCGATCCTCTCCGGTGCGCACAACACGCTCTTCGCCAAGGTGATCGAGCTGCTGAAGGAGCGCGAGGCGGAGGACATCAAGGTCTTCGGCGGCGGCATCATTCCGGAGGCGGACATCGCACCGCTGAAGGACCAGGGCGTCGCGGAGATCTTCACCCCGGGCGCCACGACGGCGTCGATCGTCGACTGGGTCAACGCGAACGTCCGCCACCCCGCCGAAGCCTGA
- a CDS encoding response regulator transcription factor: MTKTTEAAAGGPERRVRVVLVDDHRMFRTGVQAEIGRTEETGVEVVGEAADVDQAVDVITATRPEVVLLDVHLPGGGGVEVLRRCAPLMGAVENPVRFLALSVSDAAEDVIGVIRGGARGYVTKTITGTDLVDSVFRVQDGDAVFSPRLAGFVLDAFASTDAPPVDEDLDRLTQREREVLRLIARGYAYKEIAKQLFISVKTVESHVSAVLRKLQLSNRHELTRWATARRLV, from the coding sequence ATGACCAAGACCACTGAGGCGGCGGCCGGGGGCCCGGAGCGCCGGGTACGGGTCGTGCTCGTCGACGACCACCGGATGTTCCGCACCGGCGTCCAGGCCGAGATCGGCCGCACCGAGGAGACCGGCGTCGAGGTGGTCGGCGAGGCCGCCGACGTCGACCAGGCGGTCGACGTCATCACGGCGACCCGCCCCGAGGTCGTCCTCCTCGACGTCCACCTGCCCGGCGGCGGCGGCGTCGAGGTGCTGCGCCGCTGCGCCCCGCTGATGGGGGCCGTCGAGAACCCGGTGCGGTTCCTGGCGCTGTCCGTGTCGGACGCCGCCGAGGACGTCATCGGCGTCATCCGCGGCGGTGCCCGCGGCTATGTCACCAAGACCATCACCGGCACCGACCTGGTCGACTCGGTCTTCCGGGTCCAGGACGGCGACGCGGTGTTCTCGCCCCGGTTGGCCGGCTTCGTCCTCGACGCCTTCGCCTCCACGGACGCGCCGCCGGTCGACGAGGACCTGGACCGCCTCACTCAGCGCGAGCGCGAGGTGCTGCGGCTGATCGCCCGCGGCTACGCGTACAAGGAGATCGCCAAGCAGCTGTTCATCTCGGTGAAGACGGTCGAGTCCCATGTCTCGGCGGTGCTGCGCAAGCTCCAGCTGTCCAACCGCCACGAGCTGACCCGGTGGGCCACGGCGCGACGGCTGGTCTGA
- a CDS encoding DUF5691 domain-containing protein, which produces MPGTTTPAPWEELVTTALLGTDRRPAGGDGGPVGLLDAAAFHTVRRRAGLQPACPAARPEPAPADPRPPLPPAARRRLAQLLADRSASGGSGGRRGTAPDLTELIPQWLATANQQGFRAPAVLLPALLDAARARTDLRPQALAFAGPRGLWLAGLNPEWKFALRGSPGGSSLPGPTEPEAVARLWEEGLFAERVALLGAVRTHDRAGALALLATTWTTERAEDRLMFLDSLRTGLSAVDEPFLEQALSDRSRNVRSTAAELLSALPESALAGRMASRALSCVSPDLTGDEASVAVEAPHECDASMERDGVVAVPPSGRGERSWWLGQLVEATPLATWPARFGGRTAQEIVGLPVADGWAEELHAAWCRATVRQRDPKWARALLGAPSTSPSNGPGTASLAERSKLLGILPAAERAGWVADFIAAHGLSEAFQILGVCPTPWAEPLGRAVVDALDIARDAGSYPWSFSGVMGLAERCLNPAEADRLEVLTTTPDEPEDASPGANGYWSEAFQRLVSTLRLRAAMDSELIPA; this is translated from the coding sequence ATGCCCGGCACCACCACACCCGCTCCGTGGGAAGAGCTCGTCACCACGGCGCTTCTCGGCACCGACCGTCGCCCCGCGGGGGGAGACGGCGGGCCCGTCGGCCTGCTGGACGCGGCGGCGTTCCACACCGTACGGCGCAGGGCGGGACTTCAGCCCGCCTGCCCCGCCGCCCGGCCCGAGCCGGCGCCCGCCGACCCGCGACCGCCGCTGCCCCCGGCCGCGCGGCGCAGACTCGCCCAGCTGCTGGCGGACCGGTCGGCATCGGGCGGCTCGGGCGGCCGGCGCGGTACGGCTCCCGATCTCACGGAGCTGATCCCGCAGTGGCTGGCCACCGCCAATCAGCAGGGCTTCCGGGCCCCGGCCGTGCTGCTCCCGGCCCTGCTCGACGCGGCCAGGGCCCGTACGGACCTGCGTCCGCAGGCCCTGGCCTTCGCCGGGCCGCGCGGGCTGTGGCTGGCCGGGCTGAACCCCGAGTGGAAGTTCGCGTTGCGGGGCTCGCCAGGCGGCTCGTCGCTGCCCGGCCCGACGGAGCCGGAAGCGGTCGCCCGGCTGTGGGAGGAGGGCCTGTTCGCCGAGCGGGTCGCGCTGCTCGGGGCGGTTCGGACACACGATCGCGCCGGAGCGCTCGCCCTGCTCGCGACCACCTGGACCACTGAGCGGGCCGAGGACCGGCTGATGTTCCTCGACTCGCTGCGCACCGGACTGTCCGCGGTGGACGAGCCCTTCCTGGAACAGGCCCTCTCCGACCGCAGCCGCAATGTCCGCTCGACGGCCGCCGAACTGCTGTCCGCACTGCCGGAGTCGGCGCTCGCCGGCCGGATGGCGTCCCGCGCGCTGTCCTGTGTGAGCCCGGACCTCACCGGCGACGAGGCCTCGGTCGCCGTGGAGGCGCCGCACGAATGCGACGCCTCGATGGAGCGCGACGGAGTGGTGGCGGTGCCGCCGTCCGGGCGGGGTGAACGGTCTTGGTGGCTCGGCCAGTTGGTGGAGGCGACGCCGCTCGCCACCTGGCCGGCGCGGTTCGGTGGCCGCACCGCGCAGGAGATCGTCGGCCTTCCGGTCGCGGACGGCTGGGCCGAGGAACTGCACGCGGCATGGTGCCGGGCAACGGTGCGGCAACGGGACCCCAAGTGGGCCCGCGCACTGCTCGGCGCCCCCTCCACCTCTCCGTCGAACGGCCCCGGTACGGCGTCGCTCGCCGAACGGTCGAAGCTCCTCGGCATACTCCCCGCAGCCGAACGGGCCGGCTGGGTGGCCGACTTCATCGCCGCGCACGGGCTGTCGGAGGCCTTCCAGATCCTGGGGGTCTGCCCGACGCCCTGGGCCGAACCGCTGGGCCGCGCGGTCGTCGACGCCCTGGACATCGCCCGGGACGCGGGCAGCTACCCCTGGAGCTTCAGCGGCGTGATGGGCCTCGCCGAACGCTGCCTGAACCCGGCCGAGGCGGACCGCCTGGAGGTCCTCACCACCACCCCGGACGAACCGGAGGACGCCTCACCGGGCGCGAACGGCTACTGGTCCGAGGCCTTCCAACGGCTGGTCTCCACGTTGCGGCTGCGCGCGGCGATGGACTCGGAACTGATCCCGGCCTGA
- the pcrA gene encoding DNA helicase PcrA, with protein sequence MSSLFDDSFLAGLQHSEEEPPPPPEDSAPEAVPEDLFAGVFDGPPPPRDAYYRDGAHRPVIDSAALLDGLNTEQRAAVVHAGSPLLIVAGAGSGKTRVLTHRIAHLLAERGVHPGQILAITFTNKAAGEMKERVEQLVGPRANAMWVMTFHSACVRILRRESKRLGFTSSFSIYDAADSKRLMALVCRDLDLDPKRFPPKSFTAKVSNLKNELIDEETFAGQAADGFEKTLAQAYAMYQSRLREANALDFDDIIMTTVHLLQAFPDVAEHYRRRFRHVLVDEYQDTNHAQYTLVRELVGPAGEVDAPAELCVVGDADQSIYAFRGATIRNILQFEEDYPNATTILLEQNYRSTQTILSAANAVIERNESRRPKNLWTNAGTGARITGYVADTEHDEAQFVADEIDRLTDAGDAKAGDVAIFYRTNAQSRVFEEIFIRVGLPYKVVGGVRFYERKEVRDILAYLRVLANPEDTVPLRRILNVPKRGIGDRAEAMIDALSLREKITFPQALRRVDEAYGMAARSANAVKRFNTLMEELRTIVESGAGPAVVLEAVLERTGYLAELQASTDPQDETRIENLQELAAVALEFEQERGAAGEEDAGTGAATAAGTGTLAEFLEKVALVADSDQIPDEDEDGSGVITLMTLHTAKGLEFPVVFLTGMEDGVFPHMRALGQVKELEEERRLAYVGITRARERLYLTRAAMRSAWGQPSYNPPSRFLEEIPDQHLEWKRTGPMAAPAGPTSGITSSLSASRARSGPSGFATRRTSDKPTITLTVGDRVTHDQFGLGTVTAVEGVGDQAKATVDFGDERPKKLLLRYAPVEKL encoded by the coding sequence ATGAGCAGCCTCTTTGACGACAGCTTCCTGGCCGGCCTCCAGCACTCGGAGGAAGAGCCCCCGCCGCCCCCCGAGGACTCCGCACCCGAAGCGGTGCCGGAGGACCTCTTCGCGGGCGTGTTCGACGGGCCCCCGCCGCCCAGGGACGCCTACTACCGCGACGGCGCGCACCGCCCCGTCATCGACTCCGCGGCGCTCCTCGACGGGCTGAACACCGAGCAGCGCGCCGCCGTCGTCCACGCGGGATCCCCGCTGCTCATCGTCGCCGGGGCCGGCTCGGGCAAGACCCGGGTGCTGACCCACCGGATCGCCCACCTCCTCGCCGAGCGCGGGGTGCACCCCGGCCAGATCCTGGCGATCACCTTCACCAACAAGGCCGCGGGCGAGATGAAGGAGCGCGTCGAGCAGCTCGTCGGGCCGCGCGCCAACGCCATGTGGGTCATGACCTTCCACAGTGCGTGCGTACGCATCCTGCGCCGCGAGTCCAAGCGGCTCGGTTTCACCTCGTCGTTCTCGATCTACGACGCCGCCGACTCCAAGCGGCTGATGGCCCTGGTCTGCCGCGATCTCGACCTCGACCCGAAGCGCTTCCCGCCGAAGTCGTTCACGGCCAAGGTCTCCAACCTGAAGAACGAGCTGATCGACGAGGAGACCTTCGCCGGCCAGGCCGCGGACGGCTTCGAGAAGACGCTCGCCCAGGCCTACGCGATGTACCAGTCCCGGCTGCGCGAGGCCAACGCGCTGGACTTCGACGACATCATCATGACGACGGTCCACCTGCTCCAGGCGTTCCCGGACGTCGCCGAGCACTACCGCCGCCGCTTCCGGCACGTCCTGGTCGACGAGTACCAGGACACCAACCACGCCCAGTACACCCTCGTACGCGAGCTGGTCGGCCCGGCGGGCGAGGTCGACGCCCCGGCCGAGCTGTGCGTCGTGGGTGACGCGGACCAGTCGATCTACGCCTTCCGCGGCGCGACCATCCGCAACATCCTCCAGTTCGAGGAGGACTACCCGAACGCGACGACGATCCTCCTGGAGCAGAACTACCGCTCCACGCAGACGATCCTGTCCGCCGCCAACGCGGTCATCGAGCGCAACGAGAGCCGCCGCCCCAAGAACCTCTGGACGAACGCCGGTACCGGCGCCCGGATCACCGGCTACGTCGCCGACACCGAGCACGACGAGGCGCAGTTCGTCGCCGACGAGATCGACCGGCTGACCGACGCGGGCGACGCCAAGGCCGGCGACGTCGCGATCTTCTACCGTACGAACGCCCAGTCCCGTGTCTTCGAAGAGATCTTCATCCGCGTCGGCCTGCCCTACAAGGTCGTCGGCGGCGTGCGCTTCTACGAGCGCAAGGAGGTCCGGGACATCCTGGCCTACCTGCGCGTCCTCGCCAATCCGGAGGACACCGTCCCGCTGCGCCGCATCCTCAACGTGCCCAAGCGCGGCATCGGCGACCGGGCCGAGGCGATGATCGACGCGCTGTCCCTGCGCGAGAAGATCACCTTCCCGCAGGCGCTGCGCCGGGTCGACGAGGCGTACGGCATGGCGGCCCGGTCGGCCAACGCCGTCAAGCGGTTCAACACGCTGATGGAGGAGCTGCGCACGATCGTCGAGTCGGGCGCGGGCCCCGCGGTGGTCCTGGAGGCCGTCCTGGAGCGCACCGGCTACCTCGCCGAGCTGCAGGCCTCCACCGACCCGCAGGACGAGACCCGGATCGAGAACCTTCAGGAACTGGCCGCCGTGGCCCTCGAATTCGAGCAGGAGCGGGGAGCGGCCGGCGAGGAGGACGCGGGCACGGGCGCGGCCACGGCCGCGGGCACGGGCACGCTCGCCGAGTTCCTGGAGAAGGTCGCGCTCGTCGCCGACTCCGACCAGATCCCCGACGAGGACGAGGACGGCTCCGGTGTCATCACGCTGATGACGCTGCACACCGCGAAGGGCCTCGAATTCCCGGTCGTCTTCCTGACCGGCATGGAGGACGGCGTCTTCCCGCACATGCGGGCGCTGGGCCAGGTGAAGGAGCTGGAGGAGGAGCGGCGGCTCGCGTACGTCGGCATCACCCGGGCCCGCGAGCGGCTCTATCTGACCCGGGCCGCGATGCGCAGCGCGTGGGGACAGCCCTCGTACAACCCGCCGTCGCGGTTCCTGGAGGAGATCCCGGACCAGCACCTGGAGTGGAAGCGGACCGGGCCGATGGCGGCTCCGGCCGGACCGACCTCGGGGATCACGTCGTCGCTGTCCGCGTCGCGTGCGCGCTCCGGACCCTCGGGCTTCGCGACCCGGCGGACCTCGGACAAGCCGACGATCACGCTGACCGTCGGTGACCGGGTCACGCACGACCAGTTCGGGCTCGGCACGGTGACGGCGGTCGAGGGCGTCGGCGACCAGGCGAAGGCCACGGTCGACTTCGGCGACGAGCGGCCCAAGAAGCTGCTGCTGCGCTACGCGCCGGTCGAGAAGCTGTAG
- a CDS encoding GNAT family N-acetyltransferase: MPMDADVQNHARTLAQRSPDHLRVGPFTVRYNPNWSSKYANYAIPDRDAEPTAEDLDALVAAFREHDRLPRLEFLPGSAPAVEPALLAAGFTVENRAPVMACAPGDLLPPKPVDSLAIAEPATEAEFAAAALVQHHGYGETGEPEDGMAEWLRTAARGGGVAALATVDGVTAGAGGCSVPVDGLTELAGLAVADAYRRRGIGAALSAHLTATAFERGCRVVWLEPGDADVERIYAGIGYRRVDEKLNISLDPA; this comes from the coding sequence ATGCCCATGGACGCCGATGTCCAGAACCATGCCCGTACGCTCGCCCAGCGCTCCCCGGACCACCTCCGGGTCGGACCCTTCACCGTGCGATACAACCCCAACTGGTCGAGCAAGTACGCCAATTACGCCATACCCGACCGGGACGCCGAGCCGACGGCCGAGGATCTCGACGCGCTGGTCGCGGCGTTCCGCGAGCACGACCGGCTGCCCCGGCTGGAGTTCCTGCCCGGCTCGGCGCCCGCGGTCGAACCCGCGCTGCTCGCCGCCGGGTTCACCGTCGAGAACCGGGCCCCGGTCATGGCCTGCGCGCCGGGCGACCTGCTGCCGCCGAAGCCGGTGGACTCCCTCGCGATCGCGGAACCGGCCACCGAAGCGGAGTTCGCCGCCGCCGCGCTCGTCCAGCACCACGGATACGGCGAGACCGGCGAGCCCGAGGACGGCATGGCGGAATGGCTGCGCACCGCGGCCCGGGGCGGCGGCGTCGCGGCCCTCGCCACGGTCGACGGCGTAACGGCGGGCGCGGGCGGCTGCTCCGTCCCGGTCGACGGCCTGACCGAACTGGCCGGTCTCGCCGTCGCCGACGCCTACCGCCGCCGCGGCATCGGCGCCGCGCTCTCCGCCCATCTGACCGCGACCGCCTTCGAGCGCGGCTGCCGGGTGGTGTGGCTGGAGCCGGGCGACGCCGATGTGGAGCGGATCTACGCGGGCATCGGCTACCGCAGGGTCGACGAGAAGCTGAACATCTCGCTCGACCCGGCCTGA
- a CDS encoding M23 family metallopeptidase — MNDQHPHAGYAGYDSEVTGNFDSDPLFGSLPGGHDGAYGSGYGAGQSGYSGQYDSTQWDTGAHSTTSYDAYSPYAAQPQQEYEAGPTYETTATWTPAGYGTEATTATATFAGIPAQGGAPDTTGQWDTSGWHTNDPWATSETAAYDSGAYDATAWNTGATPEHEQQIAQTTETAQVSYEAPPAHEAHGTYESYADLGSYDPYEPYVNDSTDSTVDPGDADDAGVTGLADAADAAPGSRRTLSRPATRNGGGSRSRRRSPAKRSALLTVAIPSACVMSVAGIAAASVGGVGGEDKKDDNTTTMAAADPDSVKPVAANNKLDTQLANLSADAENFADRASRTQERIDLRERQAAEKKKREVEAARKEALRPKYVMPVKRHGLSAYFGQAGVNWMSVHTGIDFPVLEGTPVMAATDGTVRTQLNSAYGNMAIVTMADGTETWYCHLSGTKIRSGPVKAGDVIAYSGDTGNSTGPHLHFEVRPGGGPAVDPLPWLRSHGVNPT; from the coding sequence GTGAACGACCAGCACCCCCACGCCGGGTACGCCGGATACGACAGCGAAGTGACCGGCAACTTCGACAGCGATCCGCTCTTCGGCTCGCTCCCCGGCGGCCACGACGGCGCGTACGGCAGCGGCTACGGCGCCGGGCAGTCCGGATACAGCGGCCAGTACGACTCCACGCAGTGGGACACGGGTGCACACTCGACCACCTCGTACGACGCCTACTCCCCGTACGCCGCGCAGCCCCAGCAGGAGTACGAGGCGGGGCCGACGTACGAGACCACGGCCACCTGGACGCCCGCCGGCTACGGCACGGAAGCGACCACGGCCACCGCCACGTTCGCCGGCATCCCGGCCCAGGGCGGCGCCCCGGACACCACGGGTCAGTGGGACACCAGCGGCTGGCACACGAACGACCCGTGGGCCACGAGCGAAACGGCCGCATACGACAGCGGCGCGTACGACGCCACCGCCTGGAACACCGGCGCCACGCCCGAGCACGAGCAGCAAATCGCGCAAACCACGGAAACCGCACAGGTGTCGTACGAAGCGCCCCCGGCACACGAGGCGCACGGAACCTACGAGTCCTACGCCGACCTGGGCTCCTACGACCCCTACGAGCCCTATGTCAACGACAGCACGGACAGCACGGTTGACCCGGGCGACGCAGATGACGCGGGCGTCACAGGGCTCGCGGACGCCGCAGACGCCGCACCCGGCTCGCGCCGCACCCTCAGCCGCCCCGCCACCCGCAACGGCGGCGGCAGCCGCAGCCGGCGGCGTTCCCCCGCGAAGCGTTCCGCGCTCCTCACCGTCGCCATTCCCTCCGCCTGCGTGATGAGCGTGGCCGGAATCGCCGCGGCCTCCGTCGGCGGAGTGGGCGGCGAGGACAAGAAGGACGACAACACCACCACGATGGCGGCGGCCGACCCCGACTCCGTCAAGCCGGTCGCGGCCAACAACAAGCTGGACACACAGCTCGCCAACCTCAGCGCCGACGCCGAGAACTTCGCCGACCGCGCCAGCCGTACCCAGGAGCGCATCGACCTGCGGGAGCGGCAGGCCGCCGAGAAGAAGAAGCGCGAGGTGGAGGCCGCCCGCAAGGAGGCCCTGCGCCCCAAGTACGTCATGCCGGTCAAGCGGCACGGCCTCAGCGCGTACTTCGGTCAGGCGGGCGTCAACTGGATGTCCGTGCACACAGGCATCGACTTCCCCGTCCTGGAGGGCACGCCCGTGATGGCCGCGACGGACGGCACCGTGCGCACCCAGCTGAACAGCGCCTACGGGAACATGGCCATCGTCACCATGGCCGACGGGACCGAGACCTGGTACTGCCACCTCAGTGGCACCAAGATCCGCTCGGGCCCGGTCAAGGCCGGTGATGTCATCGCGTACTCGGGCGACACCGGGAACTCGACCGGCCCGCACCTGCACTTCGAGGTGCGGCCCGGTGGCGGACCGGCAGTGGACCCGCTGCCCTGGCTCCGCAGCCACGGCGTCAACCCGACCTGA